A window from Erythrolamprus reginae isolate rEryReg1 chromosome 11, rEryReg1.hap1, whole genome shotgun sequence encodes these proteins:
- the RHBDL2 gene encoding rhomboid-related protein 2 isoform X2: MELQPLSLEGRPEPWREEEAEESGSPSGTPLGCSRLHRAVSKWMLPGAARATYLGRASCIPPPVFILAVSLAELSVFIYYAVWKPQTQWVTLEVGIWESPLIYRPEKRKEAWRFLSYMFLHAGLEHIIGNLVLQLCLGIPLELVHKGHRVGAVYLAGVVAGSLASSICDPLLGLVGASGGVYALIGGYFMNILVNFREMIPLFGIARLLLIGSIVGTDVGFALYRRFLSPSTGIQHKPQDN; this comes from the exons ATGGAGCTGCAGCCACTCAGCCTGGAAGGCCGGCCGGAGCCCTGGCGGGAAGAGGAGGCGGAGGAGAGCGGCAGCCCCTCCGGGACCCCCCTCGGCTGCAGCCGCCTCCACCGAGCCGTCTCCAAGTGGATGCTCCCTGGGGCGGCCAGAGCAACCTACCTGGGGAGGGCCAGCTGCATCCCGCCGCCCGTTTTCATCCTGGCCGTCAGCTTGGCAGAG CTGTCCGTGTTCATTTATTATGCTGTTTGGAAGCCCCAGACTCAGTGGGTCACACTGGAAGTGGGAATCTGGGAAAGTCCACTTATCTACAGGCCTGAGAAGCGGAAGGAAGCCTGGAGATTTTTGTCTTACATGTTCCTGCATGCTGG CCTTGAACATATTATAGGGAACCTTGTTCTCCAGCTCTGCCTGGGGATCCCCCTGGAATTAGTCCACAAAGGACACAGAGTGGGGGCTGTGTATCTTGCAGGTGTGGTTGCAG GTTCTTTGGCCAGTTCCATCTGTGATCCTCTGCTGGGTCTGGTGGGAGCCTCGGGAGGTGTCTATGCTCTGATTGGAGGATACTTCATGAATATTCTAGTG aactTCCGAGAAATGATTCCTCTCTTTGGAATTGCAAGACTGCTATTAATTGGCTCCATAG TTGGAACAGATGTAGGATTTGCTTTGTACAGAAGATTCCTCTCTCCTTCCACTGGGATTCAG CACAAACCTCAGGATAAttga
- the RHBDL2 gene encoding rhomboid-related protein 2 isoform X1, giving the protein MELQPLSLEGRPEPWREEEAEESGSPSGTPLGCSRLHRAVSKWMLPGAARATYLGRASCIPPPVFILAVSLAELSVFIYYAVWKPQTQWVTLEVGIWESPLIYRPEKRKEAWRFLSYMFLHAGLEHIIGNLVLQLCLGIPLELVHKGHRVGAVYLAGVVAGSLASSICDPLLGLVGASGGVYALIGGYFMNILVNFREMIPLFGIARLLLIGSIVGTDVGFALYRRFLSPSTGIQVSFVAHIAGGLAGMSVGYVIFSNFDKNFIKDPRFWICISAFLIFVVLAVLFNVFFSPANQ; this is encoded by the exons ATGGAGCTGCAGCCACTCAGCCTGGAAGGCCGGCCGGAGCCCTGGCGGGAAGAGGAGGCGGAGGAGAGCGGCAGCCCCTCCGGGACCCCCCTCGGCTGCAGCCGCCTCCACCGAGCCGTCTCCAAGTGGATGCTCCCTGGGGCGGCCAGAGCAACCTACCTGGGGAGGGCCAGCTGCATCCCGCCGCCCGTTTTCATCCTGGCCGTCAGCTTGGCAGAG CTGTCCGTGTTCATTTATTATGCTGTTTGGAAGCCCCAGACTCAGTGGGTCACACTGGAAGTGGGAATCTGGGAAAGTCCACTTATCTACAGGCCTGAGAAGCGGAAGGAAGCCTGGAGATTTTTGTCTTACATGTTCCTGCATGCTGG CCTTGAACATATTATAGGGAACCTTGTTCTCCAGCTCTGCCTGGGGATCCCCCTGGAATTAGTCCACAAAGGACACAGAGTGGGGGCTGTGTATCTTGCAGGTGTGGTTGCAG GTTCTTTGGCCAGTTCCATCTGTGATCCTCTGCTGGGTCTGGTGGGAGCCTCGGGAGGTGTCTATGCTCTGATTGGAGGATACTTCATGAATATTCTAGTG aactTCCGAGAAATGATTCCTCTCTTTGGAATTGCAAGACTGCTATTAATTGGCTCCATAG TTGGAACAGATGTAGGATTTGCTTTGTACAGAAGATTCCTCTCTCCTTCCACTGGGATTCAG gtTTCCTTTGTGGCCCACATTGCAGGAGGCCTTGCTGGAATGTCAGTAGGTTATGTCATATTCAGCAATTTTGATAAAAATTTCATTAAAGATCCTAGATTCTGGATTTGTATAAGTGCATTTTTAATCTTTGTGGTACTTGCTGTATTGTTCAATGTGTTTTTCTCACCAGCAAATCAGTAG